One genomic region from Candidatus Nitrosopumilus koreensis AR1 encodes:
- a CDS encoding SIS domain-containing protein has protein sequence MKPIIPIKNSDIVDSIRELKKTRNNISSQNITKTNSALNLAKWINDIPIIYYPWGLQAAAIRFKNSLQENSKVHVIAEDIVEACHNGIVSWERKSKVKPILIQGRDDYIKTKKRWVVVKKYFKKNKIDYWEISSVNGNILSKLINLIYVLDYCSIYKAVLLKTNPTPVKSIDFVKGKM, from the coding sequence ATGAAACCAATAATTCCAATAAAAAATTCAGACATAGTGGATTCAATTAGAGAACTCAAAAAAACAAGAAACAATATTTCAAGTCAAAATATAACTAAAACAAATTCAGCATTAAATTTAGCCAAGTGGATAAATGATATACCCATAATATATTATCCATGGGGATTACAAGCTGCAGCAATTAGATTTAAAAATTCTTTGCAAGAAAATTCAAAAGTTCATGTTATTGCAGAAGATATAGTTGAAGCATGTCATAATGGAATTGTATCTTGGGAAAGAAAATCAAAGGTTAAACCAATTTTAATTCAGGGACGAGATGATTATATTAAAACAAAGAAGCGATGGGTTGTGGTAAAAAAATATTTCAAAAAAAATAAAATTGATTATTGGGAAATTTCATCAGTTAACGGAAACATTTTATCAAAATTAATTAATCTAATTTATGTTCTTGATTATTGCTCAATTTACAAAGCTGTATTATTAAAAACAAATCCAACACCAGTAAAATCTATAGATTTTGTTAAAGGGAAAATGTAA
- the mtnA gene encoding S-methyl-5-thioribose-1-phosphate isomerase, whose amino-acid sequence MSSDPSSLRTVDWKNNKVVMIDQTKLPNELVFVEFDDYNQVADAIRTLVVRGAPAIGVSGAFGLALAVLQSNATTKDELISDLENAKKILFETRPTAVNLAWGLEKIMIVAKSRDSVEQIREQVISEAKKMADEDIEINKTMGKNGSILFDDNDTIMTHCNAGALATVAYGTALGVIRATKESGKNVKVIATETRPIQQGSRLTAFELKHDGFDVSLIPDTAVGYSMANGLVNKVIVGADRIVKTGHVFNKIGTYQVATMAKQHGIPFYVAAPLSTIDMESNAEDVIIEMRKGSEVTGIGDKKTAPDKINVINPAFDMTPPELISGIITEKGIAKPPYEESIKKLFEN is encoded by the coding sequence ATGTCATCTGATCCTTCTTCATTACGAACCGTAGATTGGAAAAATAATAAAGTTGTAATGATTGATCAAACCAAATTACCTAATGAACTTGTTTTTGTAGAATTTGATGACTATAATCAGGTTGCTGATGCAATTAGAACTCTTGTGGTACGTGGCGCTCCTGCAATTGGAGTATCTGGTGCTTTTGGTTTGGCATTGGCAGTATTACAAAGTAACGCAACCACAAAAGATGAATTAATTTCAGATTTAGAAAATGCAAAAAAAATTCTTTTTGAAACTAGACCTACTGCAGTAAATTTGGCTTGGGGTTTAGAAAAAATTATGATTGTTGCAAAATCGAGAGATTCAGTTGAACAAATTAGGGAACAAGTCATATCTGAAGCAAAAAAAATGGCAGATGAAGATATTGAAATTAATAAAACTATGGGAAAAAATGGTTCTATTCTTTTTGATGATAATGATACCATAATGACTCATTGTAATGCTGGTGCCTTAGCAACTGTTGCATATGGTACTGCATTAGGTGTTATACGTGCAACAAAAGAAAGCGGTAAAAATGTCAAAGTCATAGCTACTGAAACAAGACCTATCCAACAAGGTTCACGATTAACTGCATTCGAATTAAAACATGATGGATTTGATGTTAGTTTGATTCCAGATACTGCTGTTGGTTATAGTATGGCAAATGGCCTAGTAAATAAAGTCATAGTTGGTGCAGATAGAATTGTAAAAACAGGTCATGTCTTTAACAAAATTGGAACCTATCAAGTAGCGACAATGGCAAAACAACATGGAATCCCATTTTATGTTGCAGCGCCATTATCAACAATTGATATGGAAAGTAACGCAGAAGATGTCATAATTGAAATGAGGAAAGGAAGTGAGGTGACTGGAATTGGTGATAAAAAAACTGCTCCTGATAAGATTAATGTGATCAATCCTGCATTTGACATGACTCCTCCTGAATTGATCTCTGGAATAATTACTGAAAAAGGCATAGCAAAACCACCATATGAAGAATCCATTAAAAAATTATTTGAAAATTAA
- a CDS encoding NAD-dependent epimerase/dehydratase family protein, which yields MKMRIFVTGGAGFIGRHLVKALIKQNHEITIYDNFSNSSKENLKKFPFNKSKVITGDIRNLDDVSKNSIDNDIVIHLAAKISVNESIQNPQETFETNVDGTENVLKACHVNKIKKIFALSSAAVYGNNILNHVSIESENIHPISPYGKSKQKMEEKIINFSKNYDFDSKIFRLFNVYGEGQSPEYAGVISKFVECSKKKLPLTIFGDGKQTRDFVAIEDVVNLFVKVISLDSKKNGEIYNVASGKYTSILELANLIKKLSNKELEIKFEKKRIGEIDHSTASIKKAKEELDYEPKIELSQGIRKFLI from the coding sequence ATGAAAATGAGGATTTTTGTAACAGGTGGTGCTGGATTTATAGGAAGACATTTAGTGAAAGCACTGATTAAACAAAATCATGAAATAACAATTTATGATAATTTTTCAAATTCTAGTAAAGAAAATTTAAAAAAATTTCCTTTTAATAAAAGCAAAGTAATAACAGGAGATATCAGAAATTTGGATGACGTTTCAAAAAACTCCATAGATAATGATATCGTAATTCATCTTGCTGCAAAGATTAGTGTAAATGAATCAATTCAAAATCCACAAGAAACATTTGAAACAAATGTAGATGGGACTGAAAATGTGTTAAAAGCATGTCATGTAAATAAAATTAAAAAAATTTTTGCATTATCCTCCGCTGCAGTATATGGCAACAATATCTTGAATCATGTTTCAATAGAAAGTGAAAACATACATCCAATTTCACCATATGGGAAAAGCAAACAGAAAATGGAAGAAAAAATAATTAATTTTTCAAAAAATTATGATTTTGACTCAAAAATCTTTAGATTGTTTAATGTTTATGGAGAAGGTCAATCTCCAGAATATGCAGGAGTTATTTCAAAATTTGTAGAATGCAGTAAAAAAAAATTGCCACTTACAATATTTGGAGATGGGAAACAAACAAGGGATTTTGTGGCCATTGAAGATGTTGTAAATTTATTTGTAAAAGTGATTTCATTAGATTCCAAAAAAAATGGTGAAATCTATAATGTTGCAAGTGGGAAATATACAAGTATTTTAGAATTAGCAAATTTAATTAAAAAACTTTCAAACAAAGAATTAGAAATAAAATTTGAGAAGAAAAGAATTGGGGAAATAGATCATAGTACAGCATCAATTAAAAAAGCAAAAGAAGAACTTGATTATGAACCAAAAATAGAACTCTCTCAAGGAATAAGAAAATTTCTAATTTAG
- a CDS encoding SIS domain-containing protein, with the protein MNKKDLQTYDKQKMYDVYDKWPEIAEKSFLKKFAKIKFEKVDHIVFAGMGGSGAIGDIISSIFSKNSMHVSIVKGFLLPQTVNSKTLVITVSISGNTKETLVVLDSARKLNCRIIAFSSGGKMNAYCKKHKIMHINVEKFHSPRASFPSFFIFNT; encoded by the coding sequence TTGAACAAAAAAGATCTTCAAACATACGATAAACAAAAAATGTATGATGTGTATGATAAATGGCCTGAAATTGCTGAAAAATCATTTTTAAAGAAATTTGCAAAGATAAAATTTGAAAAAGTAGATCATATTGTCTTTGCGGGAATGGGGGGTTCTGGTGCAATAGGGGATATTATTTCATCAATTTTTTCAAAGAACAGTATGCATGTAAGTATTGTTAAAGGCTTTTTGTTACCTCAAACCGTTAATTCAAAGACTTTAGTAATTACAGTAAGTATTTCCGGAAATACAAAAGAAACTCTTGTAGTGCTTGATTCAGCTAGAAAATTAAATTGCAGAATAATTGCATTTTCTTCTGGAGGCAAAATGAATGCTTATTGTAAAAAACATAAAATTATGCACATAAATGTTGAAAAATTTCATTCGCCTAGAGCATCTTTTCCTTCATTTTTTATATTCAATACTTAA